TGAACACTTTGTCCACTGTGTTTTTGCAAATAAAGGGAGATACATTTTTTGCCCTCCACTTGTTTCGCTTGTCCAAATAGTTGGTATTGGGCATTTTTGAAGGCCTCATACAAGGGATATTTGTAGTAGAAGATGCTTACCCCAAAACTAATTGACACTCGATCATCAAATGCCTCACGAAAAGCAGCATTTATCTCCTTACACAAGTCAAAAATCGTTCGACCTTCCGGCTGTTCCATCGGTACCAGAACCAATAAATCATCACCACCAGCATAGATCAAACTAGCTCCGTAGGCTTTCACCACCTCTGTCAAGCCACTTGCATAATCGAACATCTTTTTCGAAAATTCTTTTATATCTTGATTGGTTGTCAGATTTCCGATATACTTGCCAACACCATCACCATCTGCTTGGATAATGGCATAATACTTGCTCGTTTTTTGATTAGCTGCATCTCCAAAACTATTCTGGCAAATTTGCTCCAGGCTCCGCACCCTGTCCTTCTCTCCCAAAAGCCATAAATCTTCTTTAAGAGAGGATTGACAGGCAGAAAACAAGGAGGATCTTTTAATAACATCATTTTCACTAACAATTTTTCTAACCCTTGTGACCAAAAACCCATCAACAGATGGAGCATTCAACTCCATCGAATCCAAGGCAGAAGAAACCAATCGAATGAGTTCTTGACCTTCTAAATCAGACCTATTAAGTTTCACCAAATGGTAGTACAAATATCGCGAAGACACCTCTTTACCAGATACACCAAATAGCAAGCCTTCCAACTCTAGACGAACTATCTCTACCAGACTTCTAATGGTAGCTTCATCTGCCAAACTGGAAAAAATTATTCGATCCGGGAACATCCCAACTGCAGTAAATGGCTCAGACATCTCTTCAGCTGAAAAATAAGGCACAAGTAATTCAGTTCCTTCTAGTTGATGAACTTTTTGACAAATCCTTCGTGAAAATTCTGAAAAGAGATAGCTCGAATACCACAAACCTAGCGG
The nucleotide sequence above comes from Streptococcus sp. 29887. Encoded proteins:
- the cas10 gene encoding type III-B CRISPR-associated protein Cas10/Cmr2, which encodes MTYYGITIGPVVETLMMSSKPLGLWYSSYLFSEFSRRICQKVHQLEGTELLVPYFSAEEMSEPFTAVGMFPDRIIFSSLADEATIRSLVEIVRLELEGLLFGVSGKEVSSRYLYYHLVKLNRSDLEGQELIRLVSSALDSMELNAPSVDGFLVTRVRKIVSENDVIKRSSLFSACQSSLKEDLWLLGEKDRVRSLEQICQNSFGDAANQKTSKYYAIIQADGDGVGKYIGNLTTNQDIKEFSKKMFDYASGLTEVVKAYGASLIYAGGDDLLVLVPMEQPEGRTIFDLCKEINAAFREAFDDRVSISFGVSIFYYKYPLYEAFKNAQYQLFGQAKQVEGKKCISLYLQKHSGQSVQLLIKHDWSTVNLSDLSNNDEALHHSVVATFQAQNLFDFLLAQAEEGASDEEVNRSILFHLLHNRFAFEFALKQSMETSDNRYVNNFISNYFNHYTQKQGPAQQMIQYLQVLIASLLELPDYQSDEQKIYDFLINLLRFRKFLVEKGAE